The Verrucomicrobiia bacterium genome contains a region encoding:
- a CDS encoding tetratricopeptide repeat protein: MHGEIQSELKEIEKLARAENSDEALRRADALAASHPEEPGVWSTRGYVNGRQGDLPAAISDFSRCIDLRRNEPDDFFTRGRFLFKAGRYDEAVSDFTRVLELCDRYKSDYYRQAANFFRADAYVRLGQYDKARADCRRVTDKGPMWTDKLRTIDEILDECR; this comes from the coding sequence ATGCATGGCGAAATTCAATCCGAGTTGAAAGAAATCGAGAAACTGGCGCGAGCGGAGAATTCCGACGAAGCCCTGCGGCGTGCTGACGCGCTTGCTGCCAGCCATCCAGAGGAGCCAGGTGTCTGGTCCACGCGTGGGTATGTCAATGGCCGCCAGGGGGATCTTCCCGCTGCCATCTCTGATTTTTCCAGATGCATTGACCTACGTAGAAACGAGCCGGACGACTTCTTCACGCGTGGCCGTTTCCTCTTCAAGGCCGGAAGGTACGACGAAGCGGTGTCGGACTTCACCCGGGTGCTAGAACTCTGTGACCGATATAAGTCCGACTACTATCGGCAGGCGGCCAACTTCTTTCGGGCCGACGCTTATGTCCGGCTTGGTCAGTATGATAAAGCCAGAGCCGACTGCCGTCGGGTTACGGATAAAGGGCCTATGTGGACCGACAAACTGCGGACGATAGACGAGATCCTGGATGAGTGCCGCTGA
- a CDS encoding RHS repeat-associated core domain-containing protein, whose amino-acid sequence ADGLGNITFLVDANQSMTATYRYDPFGNTLSSSGSLANANVYRFSSKEIHVNSGFYYFLYRFYVPGLQRWINRDPIEEEGGLNLYEFVENNPMSFLDPDGGKPVIFPKLPPLPPGVKPPLPLGPIGAAITCGAIGAAAIDVGSKLYYDEKKKRCDKEWDDAFKMCKEELSKPNPSRDLTGGYNNIMDCARGLVSEDCGGNPVDHGKKKKKPRTIRFK is encoded by the coding sequence CGCCGACGGGCTTGGCAACATCACGTTTCTGGTTGATGCCAATCAGTCCATGACGGCGACGTACCGGTATGACCCATTCGGCAACACCCTCTCTTCCAGCGGATCGCTCGCCAATGCCAACGTGTACCGCTTTTCGAGCAAGGAAATTCACGTCAATAGCGGGTTTTACTATTTCCTCTATCGGTTCTATGTTCCCGGTCTGCAGAGATGGATAAATAGAGACCCGATTGAGGAGGAAGGGGGTTTGAATCTCTACGAATTCGTGGAAAACAACCCGATGAGCTTCCTGGATCCGGATGGCGGCAAACCGGTGATATTCCCGAAGCTTCCGCCACTTCCCCCGGGCGTGAAGCCGCCATTGCCACTGGGGCCTATAGGGGCGGCCATCACCTGCGGTGCAATAGGGGCAGCGGCCATAGACGTGGGCAGCAAGCTCTATTACGACGAGAAGAAAAAGAGATGCGACAAGGAATGGGACGATGCGTTTAAGATGTGCAAGGAGGAACTGTCAAAACCAAATCCTTCTCGTGATCTGACGGGTGGCTATAACAACATCATGGACTGCGCTCGCGGCCTCGTTTCCGAGGATTGTGGCGGAAACCCGGTGGACCATGGCAAAAAGAAAAAGAAGCCTCGGACCATCAGGTTCAAGTAG